Proteins encoded by one window of Primulina huaijiensis isolate GDHJ02 chromosome 1, ASM1229523v2, whole genome shotgun sequence:
- the LOC140989685 gene encoding protein HUA2-LIKE 3-like isoform X1, which produces MAPSRRKGVGKAAAAEAATTRREWKAGDLVLAKVKGFPAWPATVSEPEKWGYPADRKKVLVHFFGTQQIGFCNPADVEEFTDERKLSLLGKRHGKGADFVRAVNEIVISFEKLKRQEQVSSANETTEIIINNENKSEESLTKCVNDEDSVIRAEPQPLCTGATNDLNSLTEAAAAAAAEDALRDAEMQLEDARLSAEMPVSTTYSTRSKTEVTQSRNSVIQGRVSARRLRSSSKTDAKGPQNITLPSLNNSRRFRNSGTNASKDRSLRRSARITKSSDDSEGYDADSPASASNDSMEENESEVMTVDSDSPSFNNGSTVESHCKPMVMDHFSENNNEEETELNNRLDFQTITAIIKKKRGPNRKRYSDDVGAANSNAFVSDAEVRNRSVSPSNNEKLAARSAREDGDEHLPLFKRARVRLERSAPAEKKEGIMAHKEEKILEVSERLATQTSGPLNLKVDDPGDGESVPIEVDSVGVPLSPASPKKAQSWEGVKNLWETRNFVDGEAALPPSKRLHRALEAMSANVAEDNLSASSFPLTMNAKNNGDCPSIAEGSELSIGNKTVIELGSAPAENNSNNDFDSSEFCAASNTETPLIDSKTYTSVLDCVRSYSSGSLNPELCKDSTAHAEGADFKCLKVSPLELDSKHVKPGPQNIGEVVCLDCCAPGLIMSLTNHRKVECSELDATVTGYGPIIPQVSLEVLALKENAVSKLNCDTSVQVDNAVREVDKSHDVKGLSSAKNNQVSQKSDFLKESSPLSKFSNRVPSGSPVKVLTSGHHQCLSNSISVSDEPLEDFAVTQSSSLTNGLHLSAKTSPRSSSMGNVSAADNNYLENHISCSPDVQLNSEKAKLAGKSNSKGEETLSSFEAAIRSLTGTKESIGRATRVAIDCAKFGFAIKVVEILSQNLERESNSHKKVDLFFLVDSIAQCSRGMKGPLSCSGDGGIYPSVIQAVLPRLLLAAAPPGSSSLENHRQCLKVLRVWQERKILPEQIIYHHIRELDALCVSYPKAGARRPLRNERAFDDPIREMEGMLVDEYGSNSSFQLPGFCMPRMLKDDDVGSDSDGESFEAVTPEHNVENLDGERALIPAVEKRSLILEDVDGELEMEDVAPYCEEEISSTSNLTKDHTQLSHYLSDNRYGPPFTSQQPKTAPLTCTPLPRSPSHPPPPPPPYPLPPSSFPRAMLDSIANGPNSNIYPSSQNFDNDLPGSMAKQPGLPRMKSTNLDSVHHRVRDNKDFEAQVPRQIPDNINTCSFNDRPTSHLSAQGSNRIQPGEGGFNKGLHVRPPQPAPSNQFSYPQQRQIQSRRDLPPPSHPNRFHMRNEENSHFYRDRDTNKFVPRDNIGECWRPPLPPISGQCYRNGARMSHGHMPYSGPPRELSTNSRWNFPPRPPNHRQFNPYREPEGPIPVGNRGPNYWRPR; this is translated from the exons ATGGCGCCGAGCCGAAGGAAAGGGGTCGGCAAAGCGGCGGCGGCGGAGGCCGCGACCACGCGGCGGGAGTGGAAGGCCGGCGATCTTGTTCTTGCCAAAGTGAAGGGGTTTCCTGCGTGGCCTGCAACG GTGAGTGAGCCAGAGAAGTGGGGTTACCCGGCTGATCGTAAGAAAGTACTAGTCCATTTTTTTGGGACCCAACAAAT TGGCTTCTGCAATCCTGCTGATGTCGAAGAATTCACAGATGAAAGAAAATTGTCTCTTTTAGGGAAACGTCATGGAAAGGGTGCTGATTTTGTTCGTGCAGTAAATGAGATAGTTATCTCTTTTGAGAAGCTGAAGAGACAGGAACAAGTTAGTAGTGCTAATGAAACCACAGAAATCATTATAAACAATGAAAATAAGTCTGAGGAATCATTGACTAAGTGTGTAAATGATGAGGATTCTGTGATTAGAGCTGAACCACAGCCGCTTTGTACTGGGGCCACTAATGATTTGAACTCGCTGACTGAAGCTGCTGCCGCTGCCGCTGCTGAAGATGCCTTGCGTGATGCAGAAATGCAATTGGAGGATGCTAGATTATCTGCTGAAATGCCTGTTTCTACTACTTATTCAACAAGAAGTAAAACTGAAGTAACCCAATCACGGAATAGTGTCATACAGGGAAGGGTATCTGCTCGAAGGTTGAGAAGTTCTTCAAAGACAGATGCCAAAGGACCTCAGAACATAACATTACCTTCTCTGAATAACAGCAGGAGGTTTAGGAATTCTGGTACTAATGCATCGAAAGATAGATCTTTGAGAAGAAGTGCAAGGATTACGAAGTCCTCTGATGATTCTGAAGGATATGACGCAGACTCACCTGCTTCGGCATCAAATGATAGTATGGAAGAGAATGAATCTGAAGTTATGACTGTAGACTCTGACTCACCTAGTTTCAATAATGGCAGCACTGTAGAATCCCATTGTAAACCAATGGTAATGGATCATTTTAGCGAAAATAataatgaagaagaaactgAATTAAACAACAGACTTGACTTTCAAACTATCACTGCCATCATAAAGAAGAAAAGGGGTCCTAATCGAAAACGATACAGTGATGATGTCGGGGCAGCTAATTCAAATGCATTTGTTTCTGATGCTGAAGTCAGAAACAGAAGTGTTTCACCTAGTAATAATGAGAAATTAGCTGCAAGATCTGCTAGAGAAGATGGTGATGAACACTTACCATTATTCAAAAGAGCAAGAGTCCGTTTGGAGAGATCTGCACCTGCCGAGAAGAAAGAAGGAATAATGGCACATAAAGAGGAGAAAATACTGGAAGTTTCTGAAAGACTTGCAACACAGACCTCTGGGCCATTGAATTTAAAGGTGGATGATCCTGGTGATGGTGAATCTGTTCCGATTGAAGTAGATTCTGTTGGTGTGCCTTTATCGCCTGCAAGTCCTAAAAAGGCTCAATCATGGGAAGGGGTTAAGAATTTATGGGAAACTAGGAATTTTGTGGACGGTGAAGCTGCTTTACCTCCGTCTAAAAGACTACACCGTGCATTGGAGGCCATGTCTGCTAATGTAGCAGAAGATAATCTAAGTGCTTCCAGTTTTCCATTGACAATGAATGCCAAAAACAATGGAGACTGTCCGTCCATTGCAGAAGGCTCAGAGTTGTCAATTGGAAACAAAACTGTGATTGAATTGGGATCAGCACCAGCTGAAAATAATAGCAACAATGACTTTGATTCTTCCGAGTTTTGCGCTGCATCAAACACAGAAACGCCGCTAATTGATTCAAAAACATATACAAGTGTACTGGACTGTGTTAGAAGCTATAGCAGTGGTAGCTTGAATCCTGAATTATGCAAAGATTCAACTGCACACGCCGAAGGTGCTGATTTCAAATGTCTCAAAGTGTCACCTCTAGAGTTAGACTCTAAGCATGTAAAACCAGGACCACAAAACATTGGTGAAGTAGTTTGTTTGGACTGCTGTGCACCTGGTTTAATTATGTCTCTTACCAATCACCGCAAGGTTGAATGTTCGGAGTTGGATGCAACAGTTACGGGATATGGTCCTATTATTCCCCAGGTGAGTTTAGAAGTCCTCGCGCTGAAAGAAAATGCTGTTAGTAAGCTGAATTGTGATACCAGTGTGCAGGTAGACAATGCTGTGCGTGAAGTTGATAAATCTCACGATGTGAAGGGCTTATCATCAGCCAAGAACAACCAAGTTAGCCAAAA GTCGGATTTTCTGAAAGAAAGTAGCCCGTTATCTAAGTTTTCAAATCGTGTGCCCTCTGGTAGTCCAGTGAAGGTTTTAACCAGTGGTCATCATCAATGTCTATCTAACTCTATTTCTGTTTCCGATGAGCCTCTGGAGGATTTTGCTGTCACCCAGTCTTCATCTCTGACTAATGGGCTGCACTTGTCCGCTAAGACATCTCCTCGCAGTTCTTCCATGGGCAATGTATCCGCAGCAGATAATAATTACCTTGAAAATCATATCTCTTGTAGTCCTGATGTTCAGCTAAATTCTGAAAAGGCTAAACTTGCTGGAAAGTCAAACAGCAAAGGTGAAGAAACTTTGTCATCCTTTGAAGCCGCTATCAGATCACTAACGGGAACAAAAGAGAGCATTGGCCGAGCCACACGGGTCGCTATTGACTGTGCGAAATTCGGTTTTGCAATTAAG GTGGTGGAAATACTCTCACAAAATTTGGAAAGAGAGTCGAATTCACACAAAAAAGTGGACCtgtttttccttgttgattctATTGCTCAATGTTCTAGGGGCATGAAAG GTCCTCTATCTTGTTCAGGTGATGGTGGCATATATCCCTCTGTGATACAGGCAGTGTTGCCACGTTTATTGTTGGCAGCTGCTCCTCCTGGTAGCAGTTCTCTCGAGAATCATAGACAGTGTTTGAAA GTTTTGAGAGTATGGCAGGAGAGGAAGATTCTTCCAGAACAAATCATTTATCACCACATTCGGGAGCTTGACGCCCTTTGTGTTTCATACCCTAAAGCTGGCGCTCGCCGACCATTAAGAAATGAAAGGGCTTTTGATGACCCTATTAGAGAAATGGAGGGTATGTTGGTTGATGAATATGGAAG CAATTCAAGTTTTCAGCTTCCTGGCTTCTGTATGCCTCGTATGCTGAAAGATGATGATGTAGGAAGTGACTCTGATGGAGAGAGTTTTGAGGCTGTTACCCCAGAACATAATGTGGAAAATCTCGATGGAGAAAGGGCTCTGATTCCTGCTGTTGAAAAGCGTAGTCTTATTTTGGAAGATGTGGACGGTGAACTTGAAATGGAGGATGTGGCCCCCTATTGTGAGGAAGAAATTAGTTCCACCAGTAATCTTACTAAAGATCACACTCAACTGTCCCATTACCTCTCTGATAACCGTTATGGGCCACCTTTTACCTCTCAACAACCTAAGACTGCGCCTTTGACATGTACTCCTTTGCCAAGGTCTCCCTCGCATCCGCCGCCACCGCCGCCGCCATATCCACTTCCACCATCTAGTTTTCCTCGTGCAATGCTTGATTCTATTGCAAATGGTcctaattcaaatatttatccAAGCTCTCAG AATTTTGACAACGATCTACCGGGATCTATGGCAAAGCAGCCTGGTTTGCCAAGAATGAAGTCAACCAACTTGGATTCGGTGCATCATCGTGTTCGTGACAATAAAGATTTTGAAGCCCAGGTTCCAAGGCAGATTCCCGACAATATCAATACCTGCTCTTTCAATGATAGACCTACATCCCATTTATCTGCCCAAGGTTCTAATAGAATCCAGCCGGGAGAGGGTGGTTTCAACAAGGGTCTTCACGTTCGCCCACCTCAGCCCGCTCCGTCAAATCAATTTTCGTACCCCCAACAGCGACAGATCCAATCGCGGAGGGATTTACCACCTCCTTCCCATCCCAACAGATTCCATATGCGTAATGAAGAAAATAGCCATTTTTACCGGGACCGTGACACAAATAAATTTGTCCCTCGTGATAATATTGGAGAGTGCTGGAGACCTCCCTTACCTCCAATCTCTG GTCAATGTTATCGCAATGGTGCCAGGATGTCTCATGGGCACATGCCCTACAGTGGCCCACCCCGTGAACTGTCAACCAACAGTAGGTGGAATTTCCCTCCTCGGCCCCCAAATCACAGGCAATTCAATCCTTACAGAGAACCTGAAGGTCCTATTCCGGTGGGAAATAGAG GTCCAAATTACTGGAGACCAAGATGA
- the LOC140989685 gene encoding protein HUA2-LIKE 3-like isoform X2 has product MAPSRRKGVGKAAAAEAATTRREWKAGDLVLAKVKGFPAWPATVSEPEKWGYPADRKKVLVHFFGTQQIGFCNPADVEEFTDERKLSLLGKRHGKGADFVRAVNEIVISFEKLKRQEQVSSANETTEIIINNENKSEESLTKCVNDEDSVIRAEPQPLCTGATNDLNSLTEAAAAAAAEDALRDAEMQLEDARLSAEMPVSTTYSTRSKTEVTQSRNSVIQGRVSARRLRSSSKTDAKGPQNITLPSLNNSRRFRNSGTNASKDRSLRRSARITKSSDDSEGYDADSPASASNDSMEENESEVMTVDSDSPSFNNGSTVESHCKPMVMDHFSENNNEEETELNNRLDFQTITAIIKKKRGPNRKRYSDDVGAANSNAFVSDAEVRNRSVSPSNNEKLAARSAREDGDEHLPLFKRARVRLERSAPAEKKEGIMAHKEEKILEVSERLATQTSGPLNLKVDDPGDGESVPIEVDSVGVPLSPASPKKAQSWEGVKNLWETRNFVDGEAALPPSKRLHRALEAMSANVAEDNLSASSFPLTMNAKNNGDCPSIAEGSELSIGNKTVIELGSAPAENNSNNDFDSSEFCAASNTETPLIDSKTYTSVLDCVRSYSSGSLNPELCKDSTAHAEGADFKCLKVSPLELDSKHVKPGPQNIGEVVCLDCCAPGLIMSLTNHRKVECSELDATVTGYGPIIPQVSLEVLALKENAVSKLNCDTSVQVDNAVREVDKSHDVKGLSSAKNNQVSQKSDFLKESSPLSKFSNRVPSGSPVKVLTSGHHQCLSNSISVSDEPLEDFAVTQSSSLTNGLHLSAKTSPRSSSMGNVSAADNNYLENHISCSPDVQLNSEKAKLAGKSNSKGEETLSSFEAAIRSLTGTKESIGRATRVAIDCAKFGFAIKVVEILSQNLERESNSHKKVDLFFLVDSIAQCSRGMKGDGGIYPSVIQAVLPRLLLAAAPPGSSSLENHRQCLKVLRVWQERKILPEQIIYHHIRELDALCVSYPKAGARRPLRNERAFDDPIREMEGMLVDEYGSNSSFQLPGFCMPRMLKDDDVGSDSDGESFEAVTPEHNVENLDGERALIPAVEKRSLILEDVDGELEMEDVAPYCEEEISSTSNLTKDHTQLSHYLSDNRYGPPFTSQQPKTAPLTCTPLPRSPSHPPPPPPPYPLPPSSFPRAMLDSIANGPNSNIYPSSQNFDNDLPGSMAKQPGLPRMKSTNLDSVHHRVRDNKDFEAQVPRQIPDNINTCSFNDRPTSHLSAQGSNRIQPGEGGFNKGLHVRPPQPAPSNQFSYPQQRQIQSRRDLPPPSHPNRFHMRNEENSHFYRDRDTNKFVPRDNIGECWRPPLPPISGQCYRNGARMSHGHMPYSGPPRELSTNSRWNFPPRPPNHRQFNPYREPEGPIPVGNRGPNYWRPR; this is encoded by the exons ATGGCGCCGAGCCGAAGGAAAGGGGTCGGCAAAGCGGCGGCGGCGGAGGCCGCGACCACGCGGCGGGAGTGGAAGGCCGGCGATCTTGTTCTTGCCAAAGTGAAGGGGTTTCCTGCGTGGCCTGCAACG GTGAGTGAGCCAGAGAAGTGGGGTTACCCGGCTGATCGTAAGAAAGTACTAGTCCATTTTTTTGGGACCCAACAAAT TGGCTTCTGCAATCCTGCTGATGTCGAAGAATTCACAGATGAAAGAAAATTGTCTCTTTTAGGGAAACGTCATGGAAAGGGTGCTGATTTTGTTCGTGCAGTAAATGAGATAGTTATCTCTTTTGAGAAGCTGAAGAGACAGGAACAAGTTAGTAGTGCTAATGAAACCACAGAAATCATTATAAACAATGAAAATAAGTCTGAGGAATCATTGACTAAGTGTGTAAATGATGAGGATTCTGTGATTAGAGCTGAACCACAGCCGCTTTGTACTGGGGCCACTAATGATTTGAACTCGCTGACTGAAGCTGCTGCCGCTGCCGCTGCTGAAGATGCCTTGCGTGATGCAGAAATGCAATTGGAGGATGCTAGATTATCTGCTGAAATGCCTGTTTCTACTACTTATTCAACAAGAAGTAAAACTGAAGTAACCCAATCACGGAATAGTGTCATACAGGGAAGGGTATCTGCTCGAAGGTTGAGAAGTTCTTCAAAGACAGATGCCAAAGGACCTCAGAACATAACATTACCTTCTCTGAATAACAGCAGGAGGTTTAGGAATTCTGGTACTAATGCATCGAAAGATAGATCTTTGAGAAGAAGTGCAAGGATTACGAAGTCCTCTGATGATTCTGAAGGATATGACGCAGACTCACCTGCTTCGGCATCAAATGATAGTATGGAAGAGAATGAATCTGAAGTTATGACTGTAGACTCTGACTCACCTAGTTTCAATAATGGCAGCACTGTAGAATCCCATTGTAAACCAATGGTAATGGATCATTTTAGCGAAAATAataatgaagaagaaactgAATTAAACAACAGACTTGACTTTCAAACTATCACTGCCATCATAAAGAAGAAAAGGGGTCCTAATCGAAAACGATACAGTGATGATGTCGGGGCAGCTAATTCAAATGCATTTGTTTCTGATGCTGAAGTCAGAAACAGAAGTGTTTCACCTAGTAATAATGAGAAATTAGCTGCAAGATCTGCTAGAGAAGATGGTGATGAACACTTACCATTATTCAAAAGAGCAAGAGTCCGTTTGGAGAGATCTGCACCTGCCGAGAAGAAAGAAGGAATAATGGCACATAAAGAGGAGAAAATACTGGAAGTTTCTGAAAGACTTGCAACACAGACCTCTGGGCCATTGAATTTAAAGGTGGATGATCCTGGTGATGGTGAATCTGTTCCGATTGAAGTAGATTCTGTTGGTGTGCCTTTATCGCCTGCAAGTCCTAAAAAGGCTCAATCATGGGAAGGGGTTAAGAATTTATGGGAAACTAGGAATTTTGTGGACGGTGAAGCTGCTTTACCTCCGTCTAAAAGACTACACCGTGCATTGGAGGCCATGTCTGCTAATGTAGCAGAAGATAATCTAAGTGCTTCCAGTTTTCCATTGACAATGAATGCCAAAAACAATGGAGACTGTCCGTCCATTGCAGAAGGCTCAGAGTTGTCAATTGGAAACAAAACTGTGATTGAATTGGGATCAGCACCAGCTGAAAATAATAGCAACAATGACTTTGATTCTTCCGAGTTTTGCGCTGCATCAAACACAGAAACGCCGCTAATTGATTCAAAAACATATACAAGTGTACTGGACTGTGTTAGAAGCTATAGCAGTGGTAGCTTGAATCCTGAATTATGCAAAGATTCAACTGCACACGCCGAAGGTGCTGATTTCAAATGTCTCAAAGTGTCACCTCTAGAGTTAGACTCTAAGCATGTAAAACCAGGACCACAAAACATTGGTGAAGTAGTTTGTTTGGACTGCTGTGCACCTGGTTTAATTATGTCTCTTACCAATCACCGCAAGGTTGAATGTTCGGAGTTGGATGCAACAGTTACGGGATATGGTCCTATTATTCCCCAGGTGAGTTTAGAAGTCCTCGCGCTGAAAGAAAATGCTGTTAGTAAGCTGAATTGTGATACCAGTGTGCAGGTAGACAATGCTGTGCGTGAAGTTGATAAATCTCACGATGTGAAGGGCTTATCATCAGCCAAGAACAACCAAGTTAGCCAAAA GTCGGATTTTCTGAAAGAAAGTAGCCCGTTATCTAAGTTTTCAAATCGTGTGCCCTCTGGTAGTCCAGTGAAGGTTTTAACCAGTGGTCATCATCAATGTCTATCTAACTCTATTTCTGTTTCCGATGAGCCTCTGGAGGATTTTGCTGTCACCCAGTCTTCATCTCTGACTAATGGGCTGCACTTGTCCGCTAAGACATCTCCTCGCAGTTCTTCCATGGGCAATGTATCCGCAGCAGATAATAATTACCTTGAAAATCATATCTCTTGTAGTCCTGATGTTCAGCTAAATTCTGAAAAGGCTAAACTTGCTGGAAAGTCAAACAGCAAAGGTGAAGAAACTTTGTCATCCTTTGAAGCCGCTATCAGATCACTAACGGGAACAAAAGAGAGCATTGGCCGAGCCACACGGGTCGCTATTGACTGTGCGAAATTCGGTTTTGCAATTAAG GTGGTGGAAATACTCTCACAAAATTTGGAAAGAGAGTCGAATTCACACAAAAAAGTGGACCtgtttttccttgttgattctATTGCTCAATGTTCTAGGGGCATGAAAG GTGATGGTGGCATATATCCCTCTGTGATACAGGCAGTGTTGCCACGTTTATTGTTGGCAGCTGCTCCTCCTGGTAGCAGTTCTCTCGAGAATCATAGACAGTGTTTGAAA GTTTTGAGAGTATGGCAGGAGAGGAAGATTCTTCCAGAACAAATCATTTATCACCACATTCGGGAGCTTGACGCCCTTTGTGTTTCATACCCTAAAGCTGGCGCTCGCCGACCATTAAGAAATGAAAGGGCTTTTGATGACCCTATTAGAGAAATGGAGGGTATGTTGGTTGATGAATATGGAAG CAATTCAAGTTTTCAGCTTCCTGGCTTCTGTATGCCTCGTATGCTGAAAGATGATGATGTAGGAAGTGACTCTGATGGAGAGAGTTTTGAGGCTGTTACCCCAGAACATAATGTGGAAAATCTCGATGGAGAAAGGGCTCTGATTCCTGCTGTTGAAAAGCGTAGTCTTATTTTGGAAGATGTGGACGGTGAACTTGAAATGGAGGATGTGGCCCCCTATTGTGAGGAAGAAATTAGTTCCACCAGTAATCTTACTAAAGATCACACTCAACTGTCCCATTACCTCTCTGATAACCGTTATGGGCCACCTTTTACCTCTCAACAACCTAAGACTGCGCCTTTGACATGTACTCCTTTGCCAAGGTCTCCCTCGCATCCGCCGCCACCGCCGCCGCCATATCCACTTCCACCATCTAGTTTTCCTCGTGCAATGCTTGATTCTATTGCAAATGGTcctaattcaaatatttatccAAGCTCTCAG AATTTTGACAACGATCTACCGGGATCTATGGCAAAGCAGCCTGGTTTGCCAAGAATGAAGTCAACCAACTTGGATTCGGTGCATCATCGTGTTCGTGACAATAAAGATTTTGAAGCCCAGGTTCCAAGGCAGATTCCCGACAATATCAATACCTGCTCTTTCAATGATAGACCTACATCCCATTTATCTGCCCAAGGTTCTAATAGAATCCAGCCGGGAGAGGGTGGTTTCAACAAGGGTCTTCACGTTCGCCCACCTCAGCCCGCTCCGTCAAATCAATTTTCGTACCCCCAACAGCGACAGATCCAATCGCGGAGGGATTTACCACCTCCTTCCCATCCCAACAGATTCCATATGCGTAATGAAGAAAATAGCCATTTTTACCGGGACCGTGACACAAATAAATTTGTCCCTCGTGATAATATTGGAGAGTGCTGGAGACCTCCCTTACCTCCAATCTCTG GTCAATGTTATCGCAATGGTGCCAGGATGTCTCATGGGCACATGCCCTACAGTGGCCCACCCCGTGAACTGTCAACCAACAGTAGGTGGAATTTCCCTCCTCGGCCCCCAAATCACAGGCAATTCAATCCTTACAGAGAACCTGAAGGTCCTATTCCGGTGGGAAATAGAG GTCCAAATTACTGGAGACCAAGATGA